From Alosa sapidissima isolate fAloSap1 chromosome 7, fAloSap1.pri, whole genome shotgun sequence, the proteins below share one genomic window:
- the ilrun gene encoding protein ILRUN, producing MEGMDIDLDPELMQKFSCMGTTDKDILITEFQRLLGFQLNPAGCAFFLDMTNWNLQAAIGAYYDFESPNITAPSMSFVEDVTIGEGESVPPDTPFTKTWRIQNTGTETWPPGVCLKYVGGDQFGHVNIVMVRSLDPQEISDVSVQMRSPVTPGMYQGQWRMCTATGLFYGDVIWVILSVEVGGLLGVTQQLSSFQPEFNTQPHRHLEGDFNPFASPQKNKDGGGGGEGGGGGDIAEQHQHHHHQQQQQQHSDGGLKGPGAGWESGPEHIQPEQNGLSHSSVSLATNNLQNNLSVVTYSQDSHGPYPFGQS from the exons ATGGAGGGCATGGACATAGATTTAGACCCGGAGCTCATGCAGAAATTTAGCTGCATGGGCACCACTGACAAAGATATCTTAATCACCGAATTCCAAAGACTGCTGGGCTTTCAACTTAACCCTGCTGGCTGCGCCTTCTTCTTGGATATGACTAACTG GAATCTTCAAGCAGCCATTGGAGCCTACTATGATTTCGAGAGTCCCAACATCACCGCACCATCCATGTCCTTCGTGGAGGACGTCACTATTGGGGAGGGCGAGTCAGTACCACCAGACACACCTTTCACGAAAACCTGGAGAATACAAAACACAG GCACAGAGACGTGGCCCCCAGGAGTTTGTCTAAAGTACGTCGGTGGAGATCAGTTTGGTCACGTGAACATCGTCATGGTGCGCTCGCTGGATCCGCAGGAGATCTCTGACGTGAGCGTACAGATGCGCAGCCCAGTGACCCCGGGAATGTACCAGGGCCAGTGGAGGATGTGCACCGCCACCGGACTATTCTACGGAG acGTCATCTGGGTAATCCTGAGCGTGGAGGTGGGGGGCCTCCTGGGCGTGACCCAGCAGTTGTCATCCTTCCAGCCTGAGTTCAATACGCAGCCTCACCGCCACCTGGAGGGAGACTTCAACCCCTTCGCCTCACCACAGAAGAACAAggacggtgggggggggggagaaggggggggcGGAGGAGACATCGCCGAGCAgcatcaacaccaccaccaccaacaacaacaacaacaacacagcgACGGCGGCCTAAAAGGTCCTGGCGCAGGCTGGGAGAGCGGCCCTGAGCACATTCAGCCTGAGCAAAATGGACTGTCACACAGCTCTGTGTCTCTAGCCACAAACAACCTGCAAAACAACCTGTCGGTAGTGACCTACAGCCAG
- the uhrf1bp1 gene encoding UHRF1-binding protein 1 isoform X1: MAGIIKKQILKHLSRFTKNLSPDKINLSTLKGEGQLSNLELDEEVLQNMLDLPTWLAVTRVYCNKAAIRIQWTKLKTSPICLFLDKVEVEMRTCEEPRAPNGPSPIAITEGQSEYGFAEKVVEGMSIIINSITIKVQARAFHASFELWQLQGNSLNPKWQRSDLRYTRITDPKRGEVLTFKEINWQSLRIEADAMESEEQDLGSTPLRLITNQGRIRIALKRRVKDCNVLASKLFFILDDLLWVLTDSQLKAIIHYAKSLSEAMEKSAQQRKSMAADSLQTAPPSPGIHTLWTDPPPTSTPSRTPNTLGQYFDLHDVKESSYHTFISRLDLHICNDSSSVDSDSDEPPPRGSQGAMQLTFRKLGLDYYPIHRPGDGCRHWERHCSAMESRAQWAAKLLQEFQSRVEASGIPGPHSDPSAPAPARESPAKKAQDGEPVPKSSPPDREQTSRRSSTAPTPASVPLSSGTPLKRLRSSCVVVRVDDLDIHQVSTGGRHSKKTQSLLSCNRKALHLADNVPAIHLQFTEYYFPNNADLPRGAVPYSNLYGQVNGLQLCVDPPSVLWMNTFARGLLRTLDQVKAFYHLQDSSKSDEHVDLRMDVSQLKVIIPLESSILDHPDRPQSLSISVPQMVLSNTRHAPHGSRADLASTYQSFSSLPFFQRAAPPSAFPCDRSSFHPLPHAFLQLSQEQAPCPLLDRRPPRSQDIWSFSLSRATLSFEGARRSPKGKTQPFVEPFAMAVWMCRPDAFKNGVRLSPTTELAHSDLTSPHSNHLGQTSGQQNGVRVDAPRSAPTGEAPEQVGGDPPSASVHILAQSVTPLKVWLNHFQYVALLRMKDTLAQLGAELSRSAGDSGPAERRQRGGRLSSEEEEEEEEEDEKEKEEVKGQRKPPSVCVAFLTDGVELGLLLPMSAHQPEEEEEARSPGETESPSMSDSDVSPTHRGSEPGPLEDSGIGGNGSTAPAGGAGEQDEEQEGSVEEACEALEEALDGEGEKGEGSVNTATGQTALSPPLSPGAAGNMPRDASAFSLEGELSSALNATKDVTKDALSASLDLTKGAFSITKDAFSMLGRSSGMTKMLFNSPAKELSRPEESSPSLLGSLRLQTMKQSPSQHSFDSAILDGSLPDDRLSVCSDTSENFAILMDSESGVESMRPESIVGVLLSRGSPAPGTEAGSSADLSSSLSQSIEDISQDMASVLLLCLSGVGSVSELKGEDVVVALEAQEMTPRTLGNQRVSVLLSGMTQGGVSSPIRPLSPAHRPTRSSSSPPVVALRMEMGPAAARHSPLSESAGFLELQVVGCRAELLASSLGGLGPFLEDELASDVQPMKIRLRDTVLKLKDNGPRVYPTAPQPVPVVFSLDGVVLERSDDGVFSLRPGDNQSEAEGTVSTAACRENGQRHCSDATEHNKPHESELSEAQVALAQALLDRERLLLEVQKYDPTFTL; this comes from the exons ATGGCTGGGATTATTAAAAAGCAAATCTTGAAGCATTTGTCGAG GTTCACCAAGAACCTGTCACCGGACAAGATCAACCTGAGCACGCTGAAGGGGGAAGGGCAACTGTCCAACCTAGAGCTGGATGAGGAGGTGCTGCAGAACATGCTGGACCTCCCCACGTGGCTGGCTGTGACACGCGTCTACTGCAACAAGGCCGCCATTCGG ATACAATGGACCAAGCTGAAGACCAGCCCTATCTGCCTG TTCCTGGacaaggtggaggtggagatgcGGACCTGTGAGGAACCCCGGGCCCCCAACGGTCCGTCCCCCATAGCCATTACTGAAGGTCAAAG CGAGTATGGTTTTGCCGAGAAGGTGGTAGAGGGCATGTCGATCATCATCAACTCCATCACCATAAAGGTTCAGGCGAGGGCTTTCCACGCCTCCTTTGAGCTGTGGCAGCTGCAGGGCAACAGCCTGAACCCCAAGTGGCAACGCAGCGACCTCCGCTACACGCGCATCACCGACcccaagagaggagag GTGCTGACGTTTAAGGAAATCAACTGGCAGAGTCTGCGAATCGAGGCAGATGCCATGGAGAGCGAGGAGCAGGACTTGGGCAGCACACCCTTACGTCTTATCACTAATCAGGGACGAATCCGCATTGCGCTCAAGCGAAGG GTGAAGGACTGCAATGTTCTGGCCTCTAAGCTGTTCTTCATCCTGGATGACCTGCTGTGGGTGCTGACGGACTCTCAGCTCAAGGCCATCATCCACTACGCCAAGTCCCTGAGTGAGGCCATGGAGAAGTCTGCCCAGCAGCGGAAGAGTATGGCTGCTGACTCCCTGCAG ACTGCCCCTCCATCTCCAGGCATTCACACGCTGTGGACCGACCCGCCTcccacctccacaccatcaCGGACACCCAACACGCTGGGTCAGTACTTTGACCTCCATGACGTGAAGGAGTCCTCCTACCACACGTTCATCTCTCGCCTGGACCTCCACATCTGCAACGACAGCTCCTCAGTGGACTCAG ACTCCGATGAACCTCCACCCAGGGGCTCTCAGGGAGCCATGCAGTTGACCTTCCGCAAGCTGGGCCTGGATTACTACCCCATCCACCGACCAG GTGACGGCTGTCGCCATTGGGAGCGCCACTGTAGCGCCATGGAGTCGAGGGCCCAGTGGGCGGCCAAGCTGCTGCAGGAGTTCCAGAGCCGCGTCGAGGCCTCGGGCATCCCCGGCCCCCACTCGGATCCCTCGGCCCCcgcacctgccagggaatccccCGCCAAAAAGGCCCAGG aCGGAGAGCCGGTCCCTAAATCCAGCCCCCCTGACCGGGAGCAGACCTCCCGTCGGAGCTCCACGGCCCCCACCCCTGCATCTGTCCCCCTTTCCTCGGGGACCCCTCTGAAAAGGCTACGTTCCAGCTGCGTGGTGGTCCGGGTGGACGACCTCGACATCCATCAG GTGTCTACGGGCGGCCGCCATAGCAAAAAGACTCAGTCCCTCCTCTCGTGCAACCGCAAGGCTCTTCACCTGGCCGACAACGTCCCGGCCATCCACCTGCAGTTCACCGAGTACTACTTCCCCAACAACGCCGATCTGCCTA gGGGGGCAGTTCCCTACTCCAACCTGTACGGTCAGGTGAACGGCCTGCAGCTGTGCGTGGACCCGCCAAGCGTGTTGTGGATGAACACGTTTGCCCGAGGCCTGCTCCGCACCCTGGACCAGGTCAAGGCCTTCTACCACCTCCAGGACAGCAGCAAGAGCGATGAACATGTGGATCTACGTATGGATGTTTCACAGCTGAAG GTCATTATCCCTCTAGAATCTTCCATCCTGGACCATCCAGACCGACCTCAGTCTCTCAGCATCTCCGTCCCCCAGATGGTCCTCAGCAACACGCGGCACGCTCCCCACGGCTCCCGTGCCGACCTGGCCAGCACATACCAGTCTTTCTCGTCTCTCCCGTTCTTCCAGCGGGCGGCGCCTCCGTCCGCATTCCCCTGTGACCGGTCTAGCTTCCACCCGCTGCCTCACGCCTTCCTGCAGCTCTCCCAGGAGCAAGCGCCCTGCCCCCTGCTGGACAGGAGGCCTCCGCGATCTCAGGACATCTGGTCGTTCAGCCTGTCGCGGGCGACACTTAGCTTCGAGGGGGCCCGCCGCAGCCCCAAGGGCAAAACCCAGCCCTTCGTGGAGCCGTTCGCCATGGCCGTGTGGATGTGCCGCCCAGACGCCTTCAAGAACGGAGTCCGCCTTTCCCCCACCACCGAGCTAGCTCACTCTGATCTCACCAGCCCACACAGCAACCACCTCGGCCAGACCTCCGGCCAGCAGAACGGAGTCCGGGTGGACGCGCCCCGCTCCGCTCCCACTGGGGAAGCCCCGGAGCAGGTCGGGGGAGACCCTCCGTCTGCCTCCGTCCACATACTGGCCCAGTCAGTGACGCCCCTGAAGGTGTGGCTCAACCACTTCCAGTACGTGGCGCTGCTGCGCATGAAGGACACTCTGGCGCAGCTTGGCGCCGAGCTGAGCCGGAGCGCGGGCGACTCGGGGCCGGCAGAGAGGCGGCAACGGGGCGGACGCCTGTcgtcggaggaggaggaggaggaagaggaggaggacgagaaggagaaggaggaggtgaaGGGTCAGCGGAAGCCCCCCAGTGTCTGTGTGGCCTTCCTGACGGACGGCGTGGAGCTGGGCCTCCTGCTGCCCATGTCGGCCCACCAgcccgaggaggaggaggaggcgcgcTCGCCGGGGGAGACCGAGAGCCCCAGCATGAGCGACTCGGACGTCTCGCCCACCCACCGCGGCTCGGAGCCCGGGCCGCTGGAGGACAGCGGCATCGGGGGCAACGGCAGCACGGCGCCGGCCGGCGGCGCGGGGGAGCAGGACGAGGAGCAGGAGGGCTCCGTGGAGGAGGCGTGCGAGGCGCTGGAGGAAGCCCTCGACGGGGAGGGCGAGAAGGGGGAGGGGTCGGTCAACACGGCGACCGGGCAAACTGCGCTGTCACCGCCGTTGTCCCCCGGTGCCGCCGGCAACATGCCGAGAGACGCTTCCGCCTTCAGCTTGGAGGGGGAGCTGTCTAGCGCCCTCAACGCCACCAAGGACGTGACCAAGGACGCTTTGAGTGCCTCTCTGGACCTGACCAAAGGGGCCTTCTCCATCACGAAGGACGCCTTCAGTATGCTGGGCCGAAGTTCAGGCATGACCAAGATGCTCTTCAACTCACCAGCCAA GGAACTGTCTCGGCCCGAGGAGTCCAGTCCATCTCTGCTGGGCAGTCTGCGGCTACAGACGATGAAGCAGTCTCCATCGCAGCACTCGTTTGACAGTGCCATACTGGACGGAAGCCTGCCCGACGACCGGCTGTCTGTGTGCAGTGACACCAGTGAGAACTTTGCCATCCTCATGGACTCAG AGTCCGGTGTGGAGTCCATGCGGCCTGAGAGCATAGTGGGTGTGCTGCTCAGTCGGGGCAGCCCTGCACCAGGCACGGAGGCCGGCTCCTCCGCTGACCTCAGCAGCTCTCTGTCTCAGAGCATAGAGGACATCAGTCAGGACATG GCCTCCGTACTGCTGCTGTGCCTGAGCGGGGTGGGCAGCGTGTCGGAGCTGAAGGGGGAGGACGTGGTGGTGGCCTTGGAGGCCCAGGAGATGACGCCCAGGACACTGGGCAACCAGAGGGTCTCAGTGCTCCTGTCGGGCATGACTCAGG gtGGTGTGTCATCTCCTATAAGGCCCCTGTCCCCTGCCCACCGTCCCACCCGCAGTTCCTCCTCCCCTCCAGTAGTGGCGCTGCGCATGGAGATGGGGCCCGCTGCCGCTCGCCACAGCCCCCTGTCGGAGAGCGCGGGCTTCCTGGAGCTGCAGGTGGTGGGCTGCCGGGCCGAGCTGCTGGCCTCCTCTCTCGGGGGCCTCGGGCCCTTCCTGGAAGACGAGCTGGCCTCTGACGTGCAGCCCATGAAGATCCGACTCCGAGATACCGTCCTCAAGCTCAAG gaTAACGGTCCCCGGGTATACCCCACGGCCCCCCAGCCTGTGCCTGTGGTCTTCAGTTTGGATGGAGTGGTCCTGGAGCGCTCGGACGACGGCGTCTTCAGCCTGAGAC CGGGTGATAACCAGTCTGAGGCCGAGGGGACTGTTTCCACGGCAGCGTGTCGGGAGAATGGACAGCGACACTGCAGTGATGCCACAGAGCACAACAAG CCCCATGAGTCAGAGCTCTCTGAGGCCCAGGTTGCCCTCGCTCAAGCTCTGCTGGACCGAGAGCGCCTCCTGCTGGAAGTCCAGAAGTATGACCCTACGTTCACCCTCTGA
- the uhrf1bp1 gene encoding UHRF1-binding protein 1 isoform X2, giving the protein MAGIIKKQILKHLSRFTKNLSPDKINLSTLKGEGQLSNLELDEEVLQNMLDLPTWLAVTRVYCNKAAIRIQWTKLKTSPICLFLDKVEVEMRTCEEPRAPNGPSPIAITEGQSEYGFAEKVVEGMSIIINSITIKVQARAFHASFELWQLQGNSLNPKWQRSDLRYTRITDPKRGEVLTFKEINWQSLRIEADAMESEEQDLGSTPLRLITNQGRIRIALKRRVKDCNVLASKLFFILDDLLWVLTDSQLKAIIHYAKSLSEAMEKSAQQRKSMAADSLQTAPPSPGIHTLWTDPPPTSTPSRTPNTLGQYFDLHDVKESSYHTFISRLDLHICNDSSSVDSDSDEPPPRGSQGAMQLTFRKLGLDYYPIHRPGDGCRHWERHCSAMESRAQWAAKLLQEFQSRVEASGIPGPHSDPSAPAPARESPAKKAQDGEPVPKSSPPDREQTSRRSSTAPTPASVPLSSGTPLKRLRSSCVVVRVDDLDIHQVSTGGRHSKKTQSLLSCNRKALHLADNVPAIHLQFTEYYFPNNADLPIPYSNLYGQVNGLQLCVDPPSVLWMNTFARGLLRTLDQVKAFYHLQDSSKSDEHVDLRMDVSQLKVIIPLESSILDHPDRPQSLSISVPQMVLSNTRHAPHGSRADLASTYQSFSSLPFFQRAAPPSAFPCDRSSFHPLPHAFLQLSQEQAPCPLLDRRPPRSQDIWSFSLSRATLSFEGARRSPKGKTQPFVEPFAMAVWMCRPDAFKNGVRLSPTTELAHSDLTSPHSNHLGQTSGQQNGVRVDAPRSAPTGEAPEQVGGDPPSASVHILAQSVTPLKVWLNHFQYVALLRMKDTLAQLGAELSRSAGDSGPAERRQRGGRLSSEEEEEEEEEDEKEKEEVKGQRKPPSVCVAFLTDGVELGLLLPMSAHQPEEEEEARSPGETESPSMSDSDVSPTHRGSEPGPLEDSGIGGNGSTAPAGGAGEQDEEQEGSVEEACEALEEALDGEGEKGEGSVNTATGQTALSPPLSPGAAGNMPRDASAFSLEGELSSALNATKDVTKDALSASLDLTKGAFSITKDAFSMLGRSSGMTKMLFNSPAKELSRPEESSPSLLGSLRLQTMKQSPSQHSFDSAILDGSLPDDRLSVCSDTSENFAILMDSESGVESMRPESIVGVLLSRGSPAPGTEAGSSADLSSSLSQSIEDISQDMASVLLLCLSGVGSVSELKGEDVVVALEAQEMTPRTLGNQRVSVLLSGMTQGGVSSPIRPLSPAHRPTRSSSSPPVVALRMEMGPAAARHSPLSESAGFLELQVVGCRAELLASSLGGLGPFLEDELASDVQPMKIRLRDTVLKLKDNGPRVYPTAPQPVPVVFSLDGVVLERSDDGVFSLRPGDNQSEAEGTVSTAACRENGQRHCSDATEHNKPHESELSEAQVALAQALLDRERLLLEVQKYDPTFTL; this is encoded by the exons ATGGCTGGGATTATTAAAAAGCAAATCTTGAAGCATTTGTCGAG GTTCACCAAGAACCTGTCACCGGACAAGATCAACCTGAGCACGCTGAAGGGGGAAGGGCAACTGTCCAACCTAGAGCTGGATGAGGAGGTGCTGCAGAACATGCTGGACCTCCCCACGTGGCTGGCTGTGACACGCGTCTACTGCAACAAGGCCGCCATTCGG ATACAATGGACCAAGCTGAAGACCAGCCCTATCTGCCTG TTCCTGGacaaggtggaggtggagatgcGGACCTGTGAGGAACCCCGGGCCCCCAACGGTCCGTCCCCCATAGCCATTACTGAAGGTCAAAG CGAGTATGGTTTTGCCGAGAAGGTGGTAGAGGGCATGTCGATCATCATCAACTCCATCACCATAAAGGTTCAGGCGAGGGCTTTCCACGCCTCCTTTGAGCTGTGGCAGCTGCAGGGCAACAGCCTGAACCCCAAGTGGCAACGCAGCGACCTCCGCTACACGCGCATCACCGACcccaagagaggagag GTGCTGACGTTTAAGGAAATCAACTGGCAGAGTCTGCGAATCGAGGCAGATGCCATGGAGAGCGAGGAGCAGGACTTGGGCAGCACACCCTTACGTCTTATCACTAATCAGGGACGAATCCGCATTGCGCTCAAGCGAAGG GTGAAGGACTGCAATGTTCTGGCCTCTAAGCTGTTCTTCATCCTGGATGACCTGCTGTGGGTGCTGACGGACTCTCAGCTCAAGGCCATCATCCACTACGCCAAGTCCCTGAGTGAGGCCATGGAGAAGTCTGCCCAGCAGCGGAAGAGTATGGCTGCTGACTCCCTGCAG ACTGCCCCTCCATCTCCAGGCATTCACACGCTGTGGACCGACCCGCCTcccacctccacaccatcaCGGACACCCAACACGCTGGGTCAGTACTTTGACCTCCATGACGTGAAGGAGTCCTCCTACCACACGTTCATCTCTCGCCTGGACCTCCACATCTGCAACGACAGCTCCTCAGTGGACTCAG ACTCCGATGAACCTCCACCCAGGGGCTCTCAGGGAGCCATGCAGTTGACCTTCCGCAAGCTGGGCCTGGATTACTACCCCATCCACCGACCAG GTGACGGCTGTCGCCATTGGGAGCGCCACTGTAGCGCCATGGAGTCGAGGGCCCAGTGGGCGGCCAAGCTGCTGCAGGAGTTCCAGAGCCGCGTCGAGGCCTCGGGCATCCCCGGCCCCCACTCGGATCCCTCGGCCCCcgcacctgccagggaatccccCGCCAAAAAGGCCCAGG aCGGAGAGCCGGTCCCTAAATCCAGCCCCCCTGACCGGGAGCAGACCTCCCGTCGGAGCTCCACGGCCCCCACCCCTGCATCTGTCCCCCTTTCCTCGGGGACCCCTCTGAAAAGGCTACGTTCCAGCTGCGTGGTGGTCCGGGTGGACGACCTCGACATCCATCAG GTGTCTACGGGCGGCCGCCATAGCAAAAAGACTCAGTCCCTCCTCTCGTGCAACCGCAAGGCTCTTCACCTGGCCGACAACGTCCCGGCCATCCACCTGCAGTTCACCGAGTACTACTTCCCCAACAACGCCGATCTGCCTA TTCCCTACTCCAACCTGTACGGTCAGGTGAACGGCCTGCAGCTGTGCGTGGACCCGCCAAGCGTGTTGTGGATGAACACGTTTGCCCGAGGCCTGCTCCGCACCCTGGACCAGGTCAAGGCCTTCTACCACCTCCAGGACAGCAGCAAGAGCGATGAACATGTGGATCTACGTATGGATGTTTCACAGCTGAAG GTCATTATCCCTCTAGAATCTTCCATCCTGGACCATCCAGACCGACCTCAGTCTCTCAGCATCTCCGTCCCCCAGATGGTCCTCAGCAACACGCGGCACGCTCCCCACGGCTCCCGTGCCGACCTGGCCAGCACATACCAGTCTTTCTCGTCTCTCCCGTTCTTCCAGCGGGCGGCGCCTCCGTCCGCATTCCCCTGTGACCGGTCTAGCTTCCACCCGCTGCCTCACGCCTTCCTGCAGCTCTCCCAGGAGCAAGCGCCCTGCCCCCTGCTGGACAGGAGGCCTCCGCGATCTCAGGACATCTGGTCGTTCAGCCTGTCGCGGGCGACACTTAGCTTCGAGGGGGCCCGCCGCAGCCCCAAGGGCAAAACCCAGCCCTTCGTGGAGCCGTTCGCCATGGCCGTGTGGATGTGCCGCCCAGACGCCTTCAAGAACGGAGTCCGCCTTTCCCCCACCACCGAGCTAGCTCACTCTGATCTCACCAGCCCACACAGCAACCACCTCGGCCAGACCTCCGGCCAGCAGAACGGAGTCCGGGTGGACGCGCCCCGCTCCGCTCCCACTGGGGAAGCCCCGGAGCAGGTCGGGGGAGACCCTCCGTCTGCCTCCGTCCACATACTGGCCCAGTCAGTGACGCCCCTGAAGGTGTGGCTCAACCACTTCCAGTACGTGGCGCTGCTGCGCATGAAGGACACTCTGGCGCAGCTTGGCGCCGAGCTGAGCCGGAGCGCGGGCGACTCGGGGCCGGCAGAGAGGCGGCAACGGGGCGGACGCCTGTcgtcggaggaggaggaggaggaagaggaggaggacgagaaggagaaggaggaggtgaaGGGTCAGCGGAAGCCCCCCAGTGTCTGTGTGGCCTTCCTGACGGACGGCGTGGAGCTGGGCCTCCTGCTGCCCATGTCGGCCCACCAgcccgaggaggaggaggaggcgcgcTCGCCGGGGGAGACCGAGAGCCCCAGCATGAGCGACTCGGACGTCTCGCCCACCCACCGCGGCTCGGAGCCCGGGCCGCTGGAGGACAGCGGCATCGGGGGCAACGGCAGCACGGCGCCGGCCGGCGGCGCGGGGGAGCAGGACGAGGAGCAGGAGGGCTCCGTGGAGGAGGCGTGCGAGGCGCTGGAGGAAGCCCTCGACGGGGAGGGCGAGAAGGGGGAGGGGTCGGTCAACACGGCGACCGGGCAAACTGCGCTGTCACCGCCGTTGTCCCCCGGTGCCGCCGGCAACATGCCGAGAGACGCTTCCGCCTTCAGCTTGGAGGGGGAGCTGTCTAGCGCCCTCAACGCCACCAAGGACGTGACCAAGGACGCTTTGAGTGCCTCTCTGGACCTGACCAAAGGGGCCTTCTCCATCACGAAGGACGCCTTCAGTATGCTGGGCCGAAGTTCAGGCATGACCAAGATGCTCTTCAACTCACCAGCCAA GGAACTGTCTCGGCCCGAGGAGTCCAGTCCATCTCTGCTGGGCAGTCTGCGGCTACAGACGATGAAGCAGTCTCCATCGCAGCACTCGTTTGACAGTGCCATACTGGACGGAAGCCTGCCCGACGACCGGCTGTCTGTGTGCAGTGACACCAGTGAGAACTTTGCCATCCTCATGGACTCAG AGTCCGGTGTGGAGTCCATGCGGCCTGAGAGCATAGTGGGTGTGCTGCTCAGTCGGGGCAGCCCTGCACCAGGCACGGAGGCCGGCTCCTCCGCTGACCTCAGCAGCTCTCTGTCTCAGAGCATAGAGGACATCAGTCAGGACATG GCCTCCGTACTGCTGCTGTGCCTGAGCGGGGTGGGCAGCGTGTCGGAGCTGAAGGGGGAGGACGTGGTGGTGGCCTTGGAGGCCCAGGAGATGACGCCCAGGACACTGGGCAACCAGAGGGTCTCAGTGCTCCTGTCGGGCATGACTCAGG gtGGTGTGTCATCTCCTATAAGGCCCCTGTCCCCTGCCCACCGTCCCACCCGCAGTTCCTCCTCCCCTCCAGTAGTGGCGCTGCGCATGGAGATGGGGCCCGCTGCCGCTCGCCACAGCCCCCTGTCGGAGAGCGCGGGCTTCCTGGAGCTGCAGGTGGTGGGCTGCCGGGCCGAGCTGCTGGCCTCCTCTCTCGGGGGCCTCGGGCCCTTCCTGGAAGACGAGCTGGCCTCTGACGTGCAGCCCATGAAGATCCGACTCCGAGATACCGTCCTCAAGCTCAAG gaTAACGGTCCCCGGGTATACCCCACGGCCCCCCAGCCTGTGCCTGTGGTCTTCAGTTTGGATGGAGTGGTCCTGGAGCGCTCGGACGACGGCGTCTTCAGCCTGAGAC CGGGTGATAACCAGTCTGAGGCCGAGGGGACTGTTTCCACGGCAGCGTGTCGGGAGAATGGACAGCGACACTGCAGTGATGCCACAGAGCACAACAAG CCCCATGAGTCAGAGCTCTCTGAGGCCCAGGTTGCCCTCGCTCAAGCTCTGCTGGACCGAGAGCGCCTCCTGCTGGAAGTCCAGAAGTATGACCCTACGTTCACCCTCTGA